In Drosophila santomea strain STO CAGO 1482 chromosome 3L, Prin_Dsan_1.1, whole genome shotgun sequence, a single window of DNA contains:
- the LOC120447458 gene encoding uncharacterized protein LOC120447458, translated as MWEYRQEINLETSVKISPYCHSWPSVCWFTLKVLDLWKLLVWDRSPTYLVIFTFLLIGIFWLIFKRFQRKWNDVPMSEIRSLRERVQFVTQDMAMLQDALNATIINKPQEFTDISTSSNDIDVLYEPKPNANDKKCSEFNETLEPFSLQFANIRESYAPVQEVNAQQSVIPDPNPEDDSIAKMQSRFSKKFQGKQTKAVSKSFIKPKPKKVIYESKLDVGKRTLRKRQYPSLSKIGWKV; from the exons ATGTGGGAATATCGCCAGGAAATTAATTTAGAAACATCGGTAAAGATTTCACCGTACTGCCATTCGTGGCCATCGGTTTGTTGGTTCACGCTAAAGGTCCTGGATTTGTGGAAACTTCTGGTGTGGGACAGATCCCCAACTTACCTGGTGATTTTCACGTTTTTGCTGATCGGAATCTTCTGGTTGATATTCAAAAGGTTCCAACGCAAGTGGAACGAT GTGCCCATGTCGGAGATTAGGTCACTGCGAGAACGCGTTCAGTTTGTAACCCAGGATATGGCCATGTTGCAAGATGCCCTAAATGCGACCATAATAAACAAGCCGCAGGAGTTTACTGACATTTCCACTAGCAGTAATGACATCGATGTTCTGTATGAACCAAAGCCCAACGCAAACGATAAAAAGTGTTCAGAATTTAACGAAACCTTAGAACCTTTCTCCCTCCAATTCGCAAATATTCGTGAATCATATGCTCCAGTTCAGGAGGTAAATGCACAGCAGTCTGTGATTCCAGATCCCAATCCTGAAGATGATTCCATAGCAAAAATGCAGTCGCGATTTAGTAAGAAGTTTCAGGGAAAACAAACCAAAGCCGTGAGCAAGTCTTTTATAAAACCGAAGCCCAAGAAGGTGATATATGAAAGTAAATTAGATGTGGGGAAAAGAACTCTGCGTAAACGTCAATATCCATCTCTTTCGAAAATAGGATGGAAGGTCTAG